The DNA region ttcattccttccttccttcctcctttccttccttcttccttactcccttccttctttcctttcctcccctcctccctcctttccttccttccccctccctcctttccttccgtctttcctttcctcccttcctccctgcctccctcctttccttccttcttcctttcctaccttccttcctcctttccttccttctctccttcctcccttccttctttcctttcctacctcccttcctcctttccttccttctctcctttccttccttcttccttcctcccttttgttACATGTAtatttggaaattatggtcaactttaaattaaattatacctcattttttcATCATGGTAAACATCTGGCACACATCATCTGATCAGATTAGTTtatacctcattttttaattaatacctgctctcccgggtcaaaatttaaatatcccccccccccccccccataagtCAAGTGTAATATATTTCTATCTCAGGAGCTGGAGAACCTCCAGACGTATCCCGTGGAGATCATCGCCGGGCTGCTGTACATGGGCGACCAGAAACAAGCCATGGACTCGAGTATCAGCAGAGATCTGAAAGTCAGCGCCGTCATCAGCATCTCTGAGAGTAACACTCTGGAGTAagtcctccctacctccttccctctttcctcccttccttctttccttcctccatccccatttcttctttccttctgtccttccttcctcccccgcTCCTTCTTACCTTActccatccccatttcttctttccttctatccttccttcctccctcctttccttccctctttccatccttcctccctcccttccttccttccttcccttccttcctccttccttctttccttcctccatctccatttcttccttccttctgtccttccttcctccctccttccttctttcctccgtccgtccttccttccttcctttccttccttcttcctccctcctttcctttctccctccctctcttccttccttcctttccttcccttcttccttcctcccacctttctttccctccttccgtccttccttcctccctcccttccttccttgactaaaTCTGTATCACATTTGATATGTTGATTAATTTGGATTTGATTCTTTTACATCCAGGTCTTTAAAAGTGAACCAGAGCATCCTGAACATCCCTGTAGCTGATTCATGCTCGTCTGATTTATACTCAAGTTTTGAAAAGATTTGTAGTTTTATTGGTAAGTTCTTCTCATGTTGCACTTAATAGGTTTTTGAAATcttcataaatgtttaaaagctgCTAACACCATGAACTTTATGCATCAAGATTTTGCACTTAATGAAAAAtctcctcccgggtcaaattgacccgtctgttttgactgttccttccttccttccttccttccttccttccttccctctctctttctttcctccacccttccttctctcctctgtccttctttccttccttcctcttttcctttctccctccctccctcctttccttccttcttcctcccttccttctttcctcccttccttccttccttccgtccttccttccttttgtctttccttccttccttctgtctttcctcccttccttccttccttcctccttccttcttttgttgtgtttttttcaggtTCGTACATCAAGAAGGGCTCTCGTGTGCTGATCGTTTCCAGGCAGGGAAGAAGCCGCTGCAGCGCTGTGACCATAGCGTTTCTCATGTTTCATCTCAAATACACACTGGAGGCAAGTGTTCATTATGtatgattccttccttccttccttccttccttccttctttcctttcctccttctttcctcccctctacctttctctcttccttctttcctctgtccttcttcctcttttcctttctccctcctacctaccttccttccttcctccctcaattcttccttccttccttccttccttctgtccttcgttccttccttcgtcccttccttccttccttccttccttgacctgaggacaacaggagggttaaggattAAACTAACAAGATGCATGCTTTAGAGGTGATCATAAGAGTATATTTCCAGTGATATAttggtttgatttttgttttttaggagGCATGGAGGTACTTGCTAAAATGTAAACCCAACATGAGGCCAAACTCTGGGTTTCTAGAGCAGCTGTCTGACTGGGAGCTTCACATCAGAGGAGCTAAAGTGACTGATATCTCTGAAccttatttttaataaacagcTTCGTCGATACTTTAACTTGATGTGAATAAAATGTGCAGAGAAAGATAAGTAGTTGATATTTTGTATGTTATTGTTTATTGCAGTGCTGactgaggaagggaggaagaaggaaggaaaggagggagggagaaaggaagaaggaaggaaaagaaggaagggagaaaaaaggaaggaagggaggaagatggatggaaaggagggagggagaaaggaaagaagggaggaagaaggaaggaaaggagggagggagggagggagggaggaaggaaggaagggaggaagaaggaaggaaaggaggaagaaagaaggaaaggagggaagaaggaaggaaggaaggaaagaagggagaaagtagggaggaaggaaggaaggaagggagggagggagggaggaaagaaaaaagaaggaaggaaggaaggagggagggaaggaaggaaggaaaggagggagggagaaagtaagagaggaaagaaggacagaggaaagaaggaagggtggagggaagaaagagggaaggaaggaaggaaggaagcaaggaaaggaaagaaggaacagtcaaaacagatggggtcaatttgacccgggaggacgacactgaggttaagagaaaaaaaaaagttgtgctTAAGTACTTTAGTGAATGCACTTTCCTTCACTGGTTGCCATAGGCTACTATTTCTGTTGCTCTCTATTCAGGTAAGTTATTAtgggttgttttattattttttttaccactccCTGAATATTATTAGTTGGGATTCAGTCCACACATAGTTCTGCCAGAGGTATTAACAATATAGAGATAGAGATGATTTATGtttctaaatgtttaaaatgtgaacagTTATATAACATCAGCTCTAAAAATACAGGTGGCATGCcaaaataaagaagatttaatgCCCTGAGCTTTGTCTTGCAGGAGTCAGAGTGTCTTCCCAGCTCAGAactgatataaataaaatggttATGGTAAGTTAATTAAGATCATAATTATAGTTTGGAGTTTTAAACCAAGCCCTTCCAAAATAAAAGTGGCTCCACGTGAGAGTCAGTGTTGCCTGACAGGCTGCATTCAGggttttatttataacatctaTACCGAGGTTGTTTAAAGGTGATAGTGCTGATTGGCTCAAGCAGAAACCAAAATTAGACAGATCTGATTGGATGGGGTAGCAGCAAATTAACACGTTTTATGAGCAGGTCGCGTGTGGAGATGTGACTCGTGGACAGTTGACAGCTTTTAAATAAAGTTCACCGACTTTACTTACCGGATGTTGATATGGTTTTCAGAATAAGATGAGATAAGATTTATTGATCCAGGTTGGGAGAAATTTAAATTGACAGAGCAGTACAGAGgggagaaaagcagcaaagtaagggtgaaagtgatcaaataaataaaataaaatatacaatatacaatctCTTTGTAAATAAATCGGCAATATATATATTCCTAACAAAGTTATTAAACTATTTAGTGggaaaaaacaatgtttgaCACAAATTCctattcaaagcagagtattaaaatgcagtttaaccacattatttaaatcaatcaatcaatcaatttaatttaaagtacaTAATCACTATACAGCATACTTCCAATACACTTTACATAGACTCATCCAGCTATGTGCCTCAAAGTGCTTCAGGGTCTCTTTCATatccatcagactgtacaacaccaccaaagctcccagtacctcccactcccactaaaaaaacactgatgctTTCCTTACTATGTAGTTTTTTctttgccactgtcgccaagtgttcatgtgggaatgttgggtctctttaaattaaattaaaaagtctTGACTtgctctgtgtgtaaagtgccttgagattgcttttgttgtgatttggcgctatatgaatacagatttattgatattgcagatttatttgctcaaagattgtttattgtatatagtattttattattttattgccaATTGTCAATTCtgaatttctcccaaggggGATCAATAGAGAtacatcttattttatcttatattAAAATACAGCAAGTAATATAGAAATTAACCCATTTCACATATAGTAGTCAGTCACTgcagtggacagctattcaaaagctgtttttcttctgtatGAAAGGATTTTGATGGCATTGTTACACTTCAGCCATCACAGTGGACAATAGTGCACTTTAAATTGTTCTTGTTGTTATTACTtgatatttatacatatttttagGTACgttgatatatattttaatacatatttatttatatttatacttattTTAGCTGCTACAAGGATTGCTGCCAAACGAAATGTCATTGTAAATAAAGCTTCTTAATCTTAaatcttaataaataaaaaaacaaaagaaatatatcaaacattaaaagcagattTGAAAAAAGTGAGTCTTGAGggcagacatgttttaagactaAACTGTCTCACTTAAAAACGACTTCTACATTTTAAGGTTTCtattaaaaatgttcataatGTCGCTCATCACtgggcttttattgtgaagacaGTGACCGGAAGTTACGTGCGCATCTTATTCAGCAAGCGGACCAGCTGTTGCTTCAACATTACACAACTCTAGAGGAGCTTCTCTCGTCGTGTcagactttaataataataataataataataatattaaaataatacaatgttGTTCAGTCCAGCGGGAGTATCTGAATGTTTCCGGGAATGGGAAGATTTAGAGAAGGACTACCAACAGATTCTGGTGAGTTGAAACTGTCAGCGTGGTTTGAGACGTCACCGTGGCCGATAGAAGAAGCGCTCAAGCCGGGTAAACCTACTGTTATCAGTCGGTTGTGGGTGGGGACCCGTCAGCTTCTTTTCACACCCGCATTCTGCTATGTCCCGCCTTCCTCTTGCTTCTGATTGGCTCTAGATTCGAACGCTAACCAGTCACGTTCTTTATCCCTAAACCAACCGATCAGAACGAACCAATCAGAAGTGGAGGGGGGCGGGGTTTGTTGGAATACGGGTGGGATAATTAAATAAACGAGTAAATAATGTGCTCGGGGACACACAGGCGACAGTGGGATGCTTTATTAGAagctgaaatatattttttacagccaagagaaaaataattaagTGGAATAAAGTTAATAGTGACGGCaagtactgctaacattagccataTGGTTACCACGTTGTCCCAAGTAGTACAGCACGTTTCCCCCACTATCTTAAACCATTAATCTGTCTTATAGAAATACACATGCAGACCATATGGTGTTGTCATCAAGTAGCCATAATAAGGTTTAAATATTCAGTGAGTTTTTTGGGAAGTGTCGGAAGTACCAAGACAGCAATGTAAAAGTACTTCATTACCAGTAAAAGTTTCctactaaagtaaaagtatgtaaagtattataagtgatgtagtatgcagtattacagtaaaagtactgcagtattatgagtgatgtagtatgcagtattacagtaaaagtactgcagtattatgagtgatgtagtatgcagtattacagtaaaagtactgcagtattatagtgatgtagtatgcagtattacagtaaaagtactgcagtattatgagtgatgtagtatgcagtataacagtaaaagtactgcagtattatgagtgatgtagtatgcagtataatgagcgatgtagtatgtagtattatagtgatgtagtatgcagtattacagtaaaagtactgcagtattatgagcttgatgtagttaaagtactgcagtattatgagcttgatgtagttaaagtactgcagtattatgagtgatgtagtagtatgcagtattacagtaaaagtattggtTTGGTTCCTCCCTTAAAGATCAgtttaaactcattttaatgttcttatatattttcatttcttcaGTATTGTTGTTCCACAGATTAACTGGATTAACTTTTACATGTATCCTCACTAATTGCTTTTCTAAACACTGATATGTTTCCTTCCCCTCATGTGGAACAACCCTCGGTCACAGTTTGGTAGTTTTTAACTCTGTACATGATGTGAATAGTCCGGTGGCTCCATGACGTCAGAGTCCAGTAGCTTGAACATGGCAGGTGACAGTcaccaaatgaatattattgATTGCATTAAATTCCCAATTTTACGATGACAAGGACTAAAAATAGATTTGGATTGTGACATGGAGGCTGTGATACCTGATCTGCTTTATCAGGACAGCTGAGCCGTTTGATACGGATCGGACAGAGCAGGAAATACAAAGGAGGACAAGTACAAAGtagttttaaatataaaaaaaaatggaaatgttaaAGTACAGGTTTGTGTTCAGCACCTGAGTAAAAGCACTTAGCTCTCAAAACTGCAAGCATCACTAATTGTGGATGTCATACTAAGCTCACATGATCAGCTGTCAGCTCAGGTCACATGCACGGTGGAAACAGACAAtaagcctctgtgtgtgtgtgtgtgtgtgtgtgtgtgtgtgtgtgtgtgtgtgtgtgtgtgtgtgtgtgtgtgtgtaacattcAGTGACACAGGTGAAACCATGTGGAACAATAAGAAGGTTAAAAAGAGTCTCATTGCAAGAAGAAGTTATCTACtctataaattattattattatttacacaaCAACACTTTTCCAAAATGTTATCGTGGCTCGCcgtgtaaccatggcaaccacagaAATCGCAGATGGTGCAGGACGTGACTGTGTGACCGTGAAGTGTTTGAgttccttaaccctcctgttgtcctcgagtaaaggaaggaaggaaggaagaaagaaaaaaggaaaggaaaggagggaggaaggaagggaagg from Scomber japonicus isolate fScoJap1 chromosome 13, fScoJap1.pri, whole genome shotgun sequence includes:
- the styxl1 gene encoding serine/threonine/tyrosine-interacting-like protein 1, with product MAAIMMFEPQELYNLLNQSSRVSRLAEINFLCLVDARETQDYKVSHIITAKHAKTDSKGSFFLPEVVEVDSMQHVVIYDSNTSCSQEQSRAVQCARALSKVSLYPVHIVKGGFQRFSALYPFLRTEKILYNIMELENLQTYPVEIIAGLLYMGDQKQAMDSSISRDLKVSAVISISESNTLESLKVNQSILNIPVADSCSSDLYSSFEKICSFIGSYIKKGSRVLIVSRQGRSRCSAVTIAFLMFHLKYTLEEAWRYLLKCKPNMRPNSGFLEQLSDWELHIRGAKVTDISEPYF